The following are from one region of the Patescibacteria group bacterium genome:
- the rpmF gene encoding 50S ribosomal protein L32, which produces MVQMKRHTRHSTLSRRAHHALKKVKTNSCAKCGKAILPHHACSFCGTYRGRAVKKIKTAKPKKKS; this is translated from the coding sequence ATGGTACAGATGAAAAGGCACACCCGCCATTCGACCCTGTCGAGAAGGGCTCATCACGCTTTAAAAAAAGTCAAAACCAATAGCTGTGCTAAATGCGGCAAAGCTATCCTTCCCCACCACGCTTGTTCTTTCTGCGGCACTTACCGGGGAAGGGCTGTTAAAAAAATAAAAACGGCCAAACCAAAAAAGAAAAGCTAG